From one Brachypodium distachyon strain Bd21 chromosome 4, Brachypodium_distachyon_v3.0, whole genome shotgun sequence genomic stretch:
- the LOC112268829 gene encoding uncharacterized protein LOC112268829, which yields MAWWHQQILQRPWRRTSAKTARGCPMRSSWRSSRGCRPNRSPASAPSHEWSAMLSTAYFIDLHYRLANRSSHPRLLLSPISAPSGSSDSYIYSWQPGGPVNNLMRDNFPIGYPLPITKPCHGLILIECTSYGGYYVCNPSTGAILQIPDSAAPLKMIWRPSVHGQAPPFFSLVSYGLGYCSITKEYKIVRLFCRQNVCICEVLVLATAAYWRPTAQQPPLCFVSQSKPAVFLNGHLHFLCRGAVIITFDISTETFGSLSPPPCFVDVSASLTELDGCLCFSYGKPNSDDPSLQCFPAERLHGRAMGEALLH from the coding sequence ATGGCATGGTGGCATCAACAGATTCTGCAGAGGCCATGGCGGAGAACATCAGCCAAGACTGCACGCGGCTGCCCCATGAGATCCTCATGGAGATCCTCGCGCGGCTGCCGGCCAAATCGGTCGCCCGCCTCGGCACCGTCGCATGAGTGGTCCGCCATGCTCTCAACGGCCTACTTCATCGACCTCCATTACCGGCTAGCCAATAGGTCCAGCCATCCCCGGCTACTCCTTTCTCCGATAAGTGCCCCCTCCGGCTCCAGCGACAGCTATATTTACTCTTGGCAGCCCGGTGGTCCGGTCAACAATCTCATGAGGGACAATTTTCCAATCGGTTACCCTCTTCCTATCACTAAGCCTTGTCATGGTCTCATTCTCATCGAATGCACTAGCTATGGCGGCTACTACGTTTGCAACCCTTCTACTGGTGCGATCTTGCAAATCCCAGACAGCGCGGCACCGTTGAAGATGATTTGGCGGCCTTCAGTTCATGGCCAAGCACCTCCATTCTTCAGTTTGGTATCTTACGGCCTTGGTTACTGCTCAATCACAAAGGAGTATAAGATCGTACGTTTATTCTGTCGACAAAATGTGTGTATCTGTGAGGTTTTGGTTCTGGCCACAGCTGCATACTGGAGGCCTACTGCCCAACAACCTCCATTGTGCTTCGTGAGCCAGAGCAAACCTGCTGTTTTCTTAAACGGCCATCTGCACTTCCTCTGCCGTGGTGCTGTCATTATCACGTTTGACATCAGCACCGAGACCTTCGGTTCACTGTCGCCACCACCATGTTTTGTGGATGTATCAGCTTCACTGACGGAGCTGGATGGGTGCTTGTGCTTCAGCTATGGAAAGCCTAATAGTGATGATCCTAGCTTACAATGTTTTCCTGCTGAGAGGCTACACGGAAGAGCGATGGGAGAAGCTTTGTTGCATTGA
- the LOC100830252 gene encoding phosphoribosylamine--glycine ligase, with protein sequence MAFAAYGVRGPLKLAVGHGPFALANNHLCRGWRPPSSYAVSRASSANISSNAVRHMVRHSHLVAPSSERRRSNTKASAVDGSIVAEERITVLVIGGGGREHALCYALNRSPSCESVLCAPGNVGIAQSGDATCVSDLDISCSDDVISFCHKRRVGMVVVGPEAPLVAGLANDLVKAGIPTFGPSSEAAALEGSKDFMKKLCDKYNIPTAKYRTFMDPVEAKQYVNDQGAPIVVKADGLAAGKGVVVAMTLDEAFEAIDCMLVQGSFGSAGSQVIIEEFLEGEEASFFALVDGENALQLESAQDHKRVGDGDVGPNTGGMGAYSPAPIVTEQLKRMVMESIIIPTVKGMAAEGCKFVGVLYAGLMIEKKSGLPKLIEYNVRFGDPECQVLMMRLESDLAQVLLSACKGELGQVSLTWSPEIAMVVVMASEGYPGSYKKGTIIKNISNAEQVSPAVKIFHAGTALDGDGNLVAVGGRVLGVTAKGKDIEEARERAYAAADVIDWPEGFFRHDIGWRALKHKQIAN encoded by the exons ATGGCTTTCGCTGCTTACGGTGTCAGGGGACCTCTCAAGCTTGCCGTGGGTCATGGTCCATTTGCGCTGGCTAACAATCACCTCTGCCGCGGTTGGAGGCCTCCGTCATCTTACGCCGTTTCTCGGGCGTCGAGCGCTAATATCTCCAGTAATGCAGTGCGGCACATGGTCCGCCATTCCCACTTGGTTGCCCCGAGTTCAGAAAGACGGCGGTCGAACACGAAAGCTTCAGCGGTGGATGGTAGCATCGTTGCTG AAGAGAGGATAACTGTATTGGTGATTGGTGGTGGAGGAAGGGAGCATGCGCTTTGTTATGCTTTGAACCGCTCGCCTTCGTGTGAATCAGTTTTATGTGCCCCTGGTAATGTTGGTATTGCTCAATCCGGAGACGCGACCTGTGTGTCGGACCTAGACATCTCCTGTAGTGATGATGTTATATCGTTCTGCCACAAGAGGAGAGTTGGAATGGTGGTAGTGGGCCCTGAAGCTCCTCTTGTTGCGGGTCTTGCAAATGATCTTGTCAAAGCTGGGATACCAACCTTTGGTCCTTCATCAGAGGCTGCAGCATTAGAAGGATCAAAAGACTTTATGAAGAAGCTATGTGATAAGTATAATATCCCAACCGCTAAG TATCGCACTTTCATGGATCCTGTGGAAGCTAAACAATATGTCAATGACCAAGGAGCCCCTATTGTTGTTAAAGCTGACGGATTGGCTGCTGGAAAGGGCGTAGTTGTTGCTATGACTTTGGATGAGGCATTTGAAGCAATAGACTGTATGCTGGTTCAAGGGTCATTTGGTTCTGCCGGTTCACAGGTCATCATTGAAGAGTTTCTAGAGGGTGAAGAAGCCTCTTTCTTTGCACTGGTAGATGGTGAAAATGCTTTGCAACTTGAATCAGCACAGGATCATAAAAGGGTTGGTGATGGTGATGTTGGCCCTAACACAGGTGGTATGGGTGCATACTCCCCTGCACCAATAGTGACAGAACAGCTTAAGCGCATGGTCATGGAAAGTATAATTATTCCGACCGTTAAAGGTATGGCAGCTGAAGGATGCAAGTTTGTTGGTGTATTATATGCTGGGCTTATGATAGAGAAGAAATCTGGGCTACCTAAGCTTATTGAATACAATGTGCGATTTGGGGATCCTGAATGCCAG GTTCTGATGATGCGATTAGAATCCGATCTCGCACAGGTTCTGCTATCTGCATGCAAAGGAGAATTAGGCCAGGTTTCGCTAACCTGGTCGCCTGAAATTGCAATGGTGGTTGTGATGGCAAGTGAAGGATACCCCGGCTCTTACAAGAAGGGGACGATAATAAAAAACATCAGCAATGCTGAGCAGGTTTCTCCAGCTGTTAAGATATTTCATGCTGGAACAGCTTTGGATGGAGATGGCAACCTTGTCGCTGTTGGAGGTCGAGTTCTCGGTGTCACTGCAAAGGGCAAGGACAttgaagaagcacgggaaagAGCATACGCTGCAGCAGATGTTATTGACTGGCCAGAAGGATTCTTCAGGCATGATATTGGTTGGAGGGCACTGAAACACAAGCAGATTGCTAACTGA
- the LOC100841261 gene encoding leucine-rich repeat receptor-like serine/threonine-protein kinase BAM1 yields the protein MRPRHLVLFLIFHLLSSNVYGNGVDGDDALHRDALALLSLKAALRCRPQALRSWSAGNIASVCSWTGVRCAGGRVVSLDIANMNVSTGAAPVSAALSPALDALQTLSLAGNGIPGAVTASSLPALRFVNVSGNQLSGALDVAWDFPSLRSLEVFDAYDNNFSSSLPSTIASLPRLRHLDLGGNYFSGSIPSSYGNLQALEYLSLNGNNLEGPIPAELGNLENLKELYLGYYNSFSGGIPPELGNLRNLVILDVSNCGLTGRIPAELGELSSLDTLFLHTNQLSGQIPPELGKLTQLTALDLSNNVLSGSIPGELGSLVSLRLLNLFLNRLHGPVPEFVASLPRLETLQLFMNNLTGEIPARLGASAAALRLVDLSSNRLTGPIPEPLCSSGMLRVVILMNNFLFGAIPGSLGSCASLARVRLGQNFLNGTIPAGLLYLPKLNLLELQNNLLSGSIPSSPSPAGFISQLAQLNLSNNALTGALPGSLGNLTSLQTLLASNNRLSGPLPGEVGELRQLVKLDLSGNALSGPIPAAIGRCGELTFVDLSKNNLSGAIPEAIAEIKVLNYLNLSRNRLEESIPAAVGAMSSLTAADFSYNELSGPLPDTTGGGQLGFLNATAFAGNPGLCGGPLLGRPCRNGMATGAGEDDGPRRPRGRGEYKLAFALGLLACSVAFAAAAVLRARSCRGGPDGSDNGGAWKFTAFHKVDFGVAEVIECMKEGNVVGRGGAGVVYAGPRRPGSSSMIAVKRLNNNNNYGARSGSGDHGFRAEIRTLGSIRHRNIVRLLAFCTNDGLRANALVYEYMGNGSLGEVLHGKGGGFLAWDRRYRIALEAARGLCYLHHDCTPMIVHRDVKSNNILLGDDLEARVADFGLAKFLRSGSGNNNNSSSNASECMSAVAGSYGYIAPEYAYTLRVDEKSDVYSFGVVLLELVTGRRPVGDFGEGVDIVQWAKRVTDGRREGVPKVVDRRLSTVAMDEVAHLFFVSMLCVQENSVERPTMREVVQMLSEFPRHRSSQPSPSSSSSAPEPEKEKEPNCYKLFPDLLT from the exons ATGAGGCCTCGTCATCTTGTCCTGTTCTTGATTTTCCATCTGCTGTCCTCCAATGTCTACGGCAACGGTGTTGACGGCGACGACGCGTTGCACAGAGACGCGCTGGCCTTGCTCTCCCTCAAGGCCGCCCTTCGCTGCCGCCCCCAAGCGCTGCGCTCCTGGTCGGCCGGCAATATCGCCTCCGTGTGCTCCTGGACCGGCGTGCgctgcgccggcggccgcgtcgtCTCCCTCGACATCGCCAACATGAACGTGTCCACGGGCGCCGCGCCCGTGAGCGCGGCCCTGAGCCCGGCGCTGGACGCGCTCCAGACGCTCTCGCTCGCCGGGAACGGCATTCCGGGCGCGGTCACCGCGTCCAGTCTCCCGGCACTGCGCTTCGTCAACGTCTCCGGCAACCAGCTGAGCGGCGCCCTCGACGTCGCCTGGGACTTCCCCTCGCTCCGGAGCCTCGAGGTGTTCGACGCCTACGACAACAACTTCTCCTCGTCTCTCCCTTCCACCATAGCCTCTCTCCCACGGCTCCGGCACCTCGACCTCGGCGGCAACTACTTCTCAGGCTCAATCCCTTCCTCCTACGGTAACTTACAAGCGCTCGAGTACCTCTCACTCAACGGCAACAACCTGGAAGGCCCCATCCCGGCAGAGCTCGGCAACCTCGAGAACCTCAAAGAACTCTACCTCGGCTACTACAActccttctccggcggcaTCCCGCCAGAGCTCGGCAATCTCCGGAACCTTGTCATCCTCGACGTCTCCAACTGCGGCCTGACGGGCCGAATCCCGGCCGAGCTCGGGGAGCTCTCTTCCCTCGACACTCTCTTCCTCCACACCAACCAGCTCTCCGGCCAAATCCCCCCGGAGCTCGGGAAGCTGACTCAGCTCACGGCGCTGGATCTCTCCAACAACGTGCTCTCCGGCTCAATCCCGGGGGAGCTCGGCTCGCTCGTGTCTCTCCGGCTGCTCAACCTGTTCCTCAACCGGCTCCACGGCCCGGTCCCGGAGTTCGTGGCCTCGCTGCCGCGGCTGGAGACGCTGCAGCTCTTCATGAACAACCTCACGGGCGAAATCCCGGCTAGGCTCGGAGccagcgcggcggcgctgcggctcGTCGATTTGTCGTCGAACAGGCTCACGGGGCCGATCCCGGAGCCGCTGTGTTCCTCCGGGATGCTCCGGGTCGTCATCCTGATGAACAACTTCCTCTTCGGCGCCATCCCCGGTTCGCTCGGCTCGTGCGCGAGCCTGGCGCGGGTCCGGCTCGGCCAGAACTTCCTCAACGGCACCATCCCCGCCGGCCTGCTGTACCTGCCGAAGCTCAACCTCCTCGAGCTCCAGAACAATTTGCTCTCCGGCTCGATCCCGTCAAGCCCGAGCCCAGCCGGATTCATCTCGCAGCTGGCTCAGCTGAATCTCTCCAACAATGCGCTAACCGGAGCTCTGCCGGGCTCGCTGGGGAACCTGACTTCGCTGCAGACGCTGCTGGCGAGCAACAACCGGCTGAgcgggccgctgccgggggaGGTCGGGGAGCTGCGGCAGCTCGTGAAGCTCGACCTGAGCGGCAACGCGCTCTCGGGCCCGATCCCGGCCGCCATTGGCCGGTGCGGGGAGCTCACGTTCGTCGATCTCAGCAAGAACAATCTCTCCGGGGCGATCCCGGAGGCGATCGCGGAGATCAAGGTGCTGAATTATCTTAATCTCTCGAGGAACCGGCTGGAGGAGTCGAtcccggcggcggtgggggccATGAGCAGCCTCACGGCGGCCGATTTCTCCTACAACGAGCTCTCCGGCCCGCTCCCTGACAccacgggcggcggccagctGGGGTTCCTCAACGCGACGGCGTTCGCGGGCAACCCTGGGCTGTGCGGCGGGCCGTTGCTGGGCCGGCCCTGCCGCAATGGCAtggccaccggcgccggagaagacgacggGCCGAGGAGGCCGCGGGGCAGGGGGGAGTACAAGCTGGCGTTCGCGCTGGGCCTCCTCGCGTGCTCCGTGGCGTTCGCCGCTGCGGCAGTCCTCCGCGCTCGGTCGTGCCGCGGAGGGCCCGATGGCAGCGACAACGGCGGGGCGTGGAAGTTCACGGCGTTCCACAAGGTGGACTTTGGCGTGGCGGAGGTGATCGAGTGCATGAAGGAAGGGAACGTGGTGGGCCGGGGCGGGGCCGGCGTGGTCTACGCCGGCCCGCGAAGgcccggctcctcctccatgaTCGCCGTAAAGCgcctcaacaacaacaacaattacGGGGCCCGGTCCGGGTCGGGAGACCACGGGTTCCGGGCGGAGATCCGGACGTTGGGCAGCATCCGGCACCGGAACATCGTGCGCCTGCTCGCCTTCTGCACCAACGACGGGCTCCGCGCCAACGCGCTGGTGTACGAGTACATGGGCAACGGCAGCCTGGGCGAGGTGCTCCACGGCAAGGGCGGCGGGTTCCTGGCCTGGGACCGCCGGTACCGGATCGCGCTCGAGGCCGCCCGGGGGCTCTGCTACCTCCACCACGACTGCACGCCCATGATCGTGCACCGCGACGTCAAGTCCAACAACAtcctcctcggggacgactTGGAGGCCCGCGTCGCGGATTTCGGGCTCGCCAAGTTCCTccgctccggctccggcaacaacaacaacagcagcagtaaCGCCTCCGAGTGCAtgtccgccgtcgccggctccTACGGCTACATCGCCCCAG AGTACGCTTATACCCTGAGGGTGGACGAGAAGAGtgacgtgtacagcttcgggGTGGTCCTCCTCGAGCTCGTCACCGGCAGGCGGCCGGTGGGGGACTTCGGGGAAGGGGTCGACATCGTGCAGTGGGCGAAGCGGGTCACTGACGGCCGGCGGGAGGGCGTGCCCAAGGTCGTCGACCGGCGGCTTAGCACGGTGGCCATGGACGAGGTCGCGCACCTCTTCTTCGTATCCATGCTCTGCGTCCAGGAGAACAGCGTCGAGCGGCCGACGATGAGGGAGGTGGTGCAGATGCTGTCCGAGTTCCCCCGCCATAGGTCCAGCCAGCCCTCACCGTCTTCATCCTCATCGGcaccggagccggagaaggagaaggagcccAACTGCTACAAGCTGTTCCCTGACCTGCTGACCTGA